A genomic stretch from Acetobacter ascendens includes:
- a CDS encoding valine--tRNA ligase, which produces MLNKSFEPAQIETRLYELWESRKAFSAQPNSGKKPFTIMIPPPNVTGTLHMGHALTMTLQDTLIRWKRMQGFDTLWQPGTDHAGIATQMVVERTLATEGKTRQEMGRDAFIERVWEWKEQSGGGITKQLRRLGASLDWPRERFTMDEGLSRAVREVFVTLYNEGLIYRDRRLVNWDPVFRSAISDLEVESKDVAGNLWYIRYPVEGAGDATITVATTRPETMLGDTAVAVHPEDERYKNLIGKSVRLPLTGRLIPIVADEHSDPEKGTGAVKITPAHDFNDFEVGRRHNLPMLSVLDDQARVVLDEIEQDLSAVDGLADPAFVRSLSGLSREEARKTIVARLEEDGWLEKIEPHRHQVPHAERGGAVIEPRLTTQWYCDAGKLSGPAVEAITSGRASFIPKQWENTFFAWMRDIQPWCISRQLWWGHRIPAWYGPDEHVFVAHDEADARAQANAHYGKVEELRRDDDVLDTWFSSALWPFSTLGWPDKTPELARYYPTDVLVTGFDIIFFWVARMMMMGQHFMHDVPFRNIFIHGLVRDEHGQKMSKSKGNGIDPLELIDQYGADAMRFTICALTGIGRDVKLGRKRVEDYRAFITKLWNAARFCEMNGVKPVEGFDPATVKSPLGRWIIAESAAAITEATRALDSYRFDEYALSCYRFVWNRFCDWFLEFAKPVFNSTDEAEAAEIRAVAAYVLGVILRLLQPVIPFVTDTLWHSFGYGEEGSLISASWPEPVVPAGAEAAQAECDQIIRLITEIRTVRAEMNVPPAQKAPVFLKDALPQTLDHAQRWQEAIGRMARVSEIAPLLGDIPHGSAQAVVDEATLIIPLAGLIDLDAERARLKKELGKAEDEVAKTEKKLGNENFVTRAKPEVVQEMRDRLEAQQGECVRLKAALSRIG; this is translated from the coding sequence ATGCTGAACAAGTCTTTTGAGCCGGCCCAGATAGAAACACGCCTGTACGAATTATGGGAAAGCAGAAAGGCATTTTCTGCACAGCCCAATAGCGGCAAAAAGCCGTTCACCATTATGATTCCACCGCCGAATGTTACCGGCACCCTGCACATGGGCCATGCCCTGACCATGACACTGCAGGACACACTTATCCGCTGGAAGCGCATGCAGGGGTTTGATACCCTATGGCAGCCCGGCACAGACCACGCAGGCATTGCCACCCAGATGGTGGTGGAACGCACCTTGGCTACCGAAGGCAAAACCCGCCAGGAAATGGGCCGCGATGCGTTTATTGAACGCGTGTGGGAATGGAAAGAGCAATCCGGCGGCGGCATTACAAAGCAGCTTCGTCGCCTTGGGGCATCGCTCGATTGGCCGCGTGAACGCTTCACGATGGATGAAGGCCTTTCCCGCGCGGTGCGGGAAGTGTTTGTAACCCTTTATAATGAAGGGCTGATTTATCGTGACCGCCGGTTGGTGAACTGGGACCCGGTTTTCCGCTCCGCCATTTCCGATCTAGAGGTGGAAAGCAAGGATGTTGCCGGTAACCTATGGTATATTCGCTACCCGGTTGAAGGCGCAGGGGATGCAACAATTACCGTTGCCACCACGCGGCCAGAAACCATGCTGGGCGATACTGCGGTCGCTGTTCACCCAGAAGATGAACGCTATAAAAACCTGATTGGCAAATCCGTTCGCCTGCCGCTTACAGGCCGTCTGATCCCGATTGTGGCGGATGAACATTCGGACCCGGAAAAAGGCACGGGTGCGGTTAAAATCACCCCCGCGCACGATTTTAACGACTTCGAAGTCGGCCGTCGCCACAACCTGCCCATGCTCTCCGTTCTGGACGATCAGGCTCGTGTTGTTCTGGATGAAATTGAGCAGGACCTGAGCGCTGTTGACGGGCTGGCTGACCCAGCCTTTGTGCGCAGCCTGTCTGGGCTTTCCCGCGAAGAAGCACGCAAAACCATTGTGGCCCGTCTGGAAGAAGATGGCTGGCTGGAAAAAATCGAACCCCATCGCCATCAGGTGCCGCATGCTGAACGTGGTGGAGCGGTTATTGAACCTCGCCTGACCACACAGTGGTACTGTGATGCTGGAAAACTATCCGGCCCAGCCGTAGAAGCCATTACATCTGGCCGCGCCAGCTTTATTCCCAAACAGTGGGAAAACACCTTCTTCGCATGGATGCGTGATATCCAGCCGTGGTGCATTTCGCGCCAACTTTGGTGGGGCCATCGTATTCCTGCATGGTACGGGCCAGATGAGCACGTATTTGTGGCACATGATGAAGCAGACGCACGGGCACAGGCCAATGCCCATTACGGCAAGGTAGAAGAACTGCGGCGTGATGATGATGTGCTGGACACGTGGTTTTCTTCCGCCCTGTGGCCGTTCTCCACGCTGGGCTGGCCGGACAAAACGCCAGAACTCGCCCGGTATTACCCAACTGATGTGCTGGTAACAGGCTTTGACATCATCTTCTTCTGGGTTGCCCGAATGATGATGATGGGCCAGCACTTCATGCACGATGTGCCGTTCCGCAACATTTTCATTCATGGTCTTGTGCGCGATGAGCACGGGCAGAAAATGTCCAAGAGCAAAGGCAACGGTATTGATCCGCTGGAACTGATTGATCAGTACGGTGCTGATGCCATGCGCTTTACTATTTGCGCGCTTACCGGCATTGGGCGAGATGTTAAGCTGGGCCGCAAGCGGGTAGAAGACTACCGCGCCTTCATCACCAAGCTCTGGAATGCCGCACGCTTCTGTGAAATGAATGGCGTTAAACCTGTAGAAGGGTTTGATCCGGCAACTGTTAAATCTCCGCTTGGCCGGTGGATTATTGCCGAATCTGCCGCGGCCATTACAGAAGCAACGCGGGCGCTAGATTCCTACCGTTTTGATGAATATGCGCTTAGCTGCTACCGCTTTGTATGGAACCGCTTCTGTGACTGGTTCCTTGAGTTTGCAAAGCCCGTATTTAACTCCACGGATGAAGCCGAAGCCGCAGAAATTCGCGCTGTAGCAGCTTATGTTCTAGGTGTTATCCTGCGTCTGCTGCAACCTGTTATTCCGTTTGTAACGGATACGCTGTGGCATTCCTTTGGGTATGGAGAAGAAGGCAGCCTTATTTCTGCAAGCTGGCCAGAACCTGTTGTGCCGGCTGGTGCAGAAGCTGCACAAGCAGAGTGCGATCAGATTATTCGCTTGATTACGGAAATCCGCACAGTGCGCGCAGAAATGAACGTGCCACCAGCGCAAAAAGCTCCAGTCTTTTTGAAAGATGCCTTGCCGCAAACATTGGACCACGCACAGCGTTGGCAGGAAGCCATTGGCCGTATGGCACGCGTTTCCGAAATTGCTCCGTTGCTGGGTGATATTCCGCATGGTTCCGCGCAGGCTGTGGTGGATGAGGCAACTCTTATCATCCCGCTGGCCGGGTTGATTGATCTGGATGCCGAACGTGCCCGTTTGAAAAAGGAACTGGGTAAGGCGGAAGATGAAGTTGCCAAAACCGAAAAGAAACTTGGCAACGAAAACTTCGTCACCCGCGCCAAACCGGAAGTGGTGCAGGAAATGCGGGACCGTCTGGAAGCGCAGCAAGGCGAATGTGTGCGCCTAAAAGCCGCTCTGTCTCGCATCGGGTAA
- a CDS encoding DUF2497 domain-containing protein: MASSQDPSEGTGKSVADVLSSIRQTLHDEHLAAMAPPSSDTDSAQGDEDDDMLVLSPSMMEGLVQESEPDHHTSQPNSSAHHPVNMGEDTALVQSSPIAHDDGILSVTDLRQIPLTEKAEHDMSGPLPIPLNDETMSDTSNSFAVLQKTLQDKYLREHEERKVAISHEGSLTVEDIVRQEVRVFLKKWLDAHLAGIVQAAVRKEVERLTQRGL; the protein is encoded by the coding sequence ATGGCATCGTCACAGGATCCATCTGAAGGTACAGGTAAATCAGTAGCAGATGTGCTGTCTTCTATCCGGCAGACCCTGCATGATGAGCATCTGGCAGCCATGGCTCCCCCTTCTTCGGATACAGACTCCGCACAGGGTGATGAAGACGACGATATGCTGGTTCTTTCCCCTTCCATGATGGAAGGACTTGTGCAGGAATCAGAGCCGGATCATCACACCAGCCAGCCCAATAGTTCGGCGCATCATCCAGTCAATATGGGAGAAGATACGGCTCTTGTGCAGTCATCACCTATCGCTCATGATGACGGTATCTTATCCGTAACCGATCTGAGACAGATCCCGCTAACTGAAAAGGCAGAACACGATATGTCTGGTCCTCTCCCTATCCCCCTGAATGACGAAACCATGTCAGATACATCAAATTCATTCGCTGTTCTGCAGAAAACCCTGCAGGATAAGTATCTAAGAGAGCATGAGGAGAGAAAAGTGGCTATTTCACATGAAGGGTCTCTGACTGTTGAAGATATCGTGCGCCAGGAAGTGCGCGTATTCCTTAAAAAGTGGCTGGATGCACATCTTGCAGGCATCGTGCAGGCTGCTGTCCGTAAGGAAGTGGAACGTCTGACGCAGCGCGGTCTGTAA